In Toxoplasma gondii ME49 chromosome II, whole genome shotgun sequence, the genomic stretch CCAGACACACTGCCGCTTTCATGATGTAAAACCAACATcactttctctgtgtctgttctgTATCTTCAAGAGATTTCGAATACTCTTTGCTGGGTGGGGGTGTATGAGATCCCACGGGTTCGGTCTTGACCAGGCCGCGACAAGGCATTTCCTTCCCTCGTACCTGGCACATTTCCATCCGCTTTCCCTGATTTCTAAATTTTCTCCACCAAACCGTCATTGCTCCGGGCGCCCTCCTCTGCCGTTGCACCGTCCAGACGTCCGCGGCGACTGCGGGTCCACTGGGAGGGATTGGCCATCGTCCTGACCGAGAGAACATCACTTACTCTTTCTTCCCGAGCCCACCATGGACGCTGTAATCGCCGAAGCTGCAGCTGCACTCCCCGAAGTCCCGAcggcagcagcggcggcAATTGCTGCAGGACAGTGTGCGCAGGAACAACGCACAAGAGCAGGTGCCAGGGATGGGAGGCAAGTAGACCATGCACATTCCaccgaggaggaggacgaagTTCTTGCTCAGCAGatgaggaaggaaggcaTCAATACTCCTGCAGTCCAGGAGAAACTGCTGGTGGTCGAGGGGAAAGAAGTCGCCGTGTTATGCGTCACGTTTTCTGACAAAATCTTTGTCACGATTTCTGACAACGGGAAAATGGCCGCTATGGTAAGTccacaaaaaagaaaaaaaagctctacgagaaggaggaaggatAAACTTTCGGTGGTGAAAAAGCGAAATGTTGGTTCGGTCTCCGGTACAGGAAGTCTGGCGCCTCCCGGAGAACTGCAGGGAATCAGGCACCGCGCGAGTCGGGATATTGCCCCGGGTGTGGTCGTCGTTGACGGAACGCCAGACGAAACCCCCAGCAGAATCTTCTTCCTTGCTCGCAGGACCGAAGCCGCGATACAAACGGATGGTCTGGCGTCTAGACTAAGTGCGGATTGGAGCAGCTGCCTTGCGGTATGCATTCCTATGCGTATGCATGGGTGTCTAAAACTTTACTGGCGCATGTGCAGCAGTCTGTGTGTTGTCTGCCACGCATGCTTGCTCGCAGATTCAAGGTTCTGCAGGATTTGAGCAGGAGCGGGCGGACTTCGGAGTTCGGTTTATCTTCGGAGACAGGTGCGGATGGTGGATACAGACTTGATTTTAGAGCTCTGTGTGTCCAGCGTCTCACCACACACAGCCTGCCTTGACAGCTGCTCAGCGTGCTCCTGAACCTGCAGTATTTTCTGGGAGCTTCACGCTCGGGTGTCGCTGTGAACCCCCTGTCAGAAATAGCTTTCCTTGGCTTTCGCGTATAGCACTGTGTTGGCAGAAACCGCGTACCGGTTTATTCCAACAAAAGTGCCTCCTTCGAGCTGAGATGCGTCTTCACCTGTGGTGAAACCGCTCTGTTTCATACCACCGTTCTCTCACAAGACGTTCTCTAGACGCACTGTACGGAACGGTGGAAGAGACACGCCTAGCTTGGAATCTGCCGTTCCAGCGAAGTCGAACAAAGAACACAACGCTCCGGGAATCATTGGGGCCTCAAGTCGCGTCGAAGGGTGACATTGCTTGCTTTCATGTGGTGTGTGGACGTGCTTCAGGCATCGAGAATATTTCCTGGTCTACGCGCGAGAGCTGCTTGCGATGATTTCTGCGCAATCCAAGAAAGAGCTCCTTCTGGCTATCTCTAtcggtgtacgtacaccgcacCTTTCGATCGTCAAACGGTGACTGAAGCTTTGATTCGCCGCTTGGCAAAGTGTGTTGTCTGGCACGCTGTTTGGTCTCATTTTCTGGCAGTTCTTTTTGTCAAACAATCTTCGGTAGTCAATCTACGACGTCACCCACCGGCTGCATTTCTATTCTAACGTGTATTATTTAGCTTCGTTACTTTTGTGGAGtgcttaagacagctaaCCGTG encodes the following:
- a CDS encoding hypothetical protein (encoded by transcript TGME49_222870): MDAVIAEAAAALPEVPTAAAAAIAAGQCAQEQRTRAGARDGRQVDHAHSTEEEDEVLAQQMRKEGINTPAVQEKLLVVEGKEVAVLCVTFSDKIFVTISDNGKMAAMIQGSAGFEQERADFGVRFIFGDRHREYFLVYARELLAMISAQSKKELLLAISIGVDSPSFFRAVMSGIRENFHFH